The Alnus glutinosa chromosome 1, dhAlnGlut1.1, whole genome shotgun sequence region GGGAGGCTAAAtagattcttttcttttcttttctgaaatcaTGATTGATGCGTATTCTcttgcaaaacaaaaataaaaaataaaataaaataaattttaatgttGCAGTTtattgaactatatatataacattttaataatttataaaagtcAAGTAATGTTGGACTACATGTTGGCcaggaaaaaaattgtaagctCAGTTAATGTGAATATACTTATTTgctataagtttttttttttttcttttttttttagtataaaaatgttttgaaaatttttttaatttgtaaaaataacaaataggtccCTGCATCCCACTTTCatcttattttttgatgaaaactATTAAATGCCACATATGCACCAATTCATTCataataagaaatttataaaatacatttaaaaaaaaaaaaaaaaaaactctgcacCAACGATGCTTGCACGCCATGGAGAGGCTCTACAGCACAATGGTGAGCTCGGCATCAATGGCACCCAAGGGCGGACGTACAATATTGGTTATTGGGGGGACTGACAACCCCaaagaatttgaaaactcttataaaaatattactttttatattatgatCCCGTCACATGCTTAACTCTTCACTCTTCATATAATAGGTCTTCTCTTATGTCAAatctttctaattttatttatatatatatatatatatatatatatatatatatatatatatatatatatatatatagcaaattaTGAACGTGGTGGTGGAGGTGTTATTGTGTGAGGTAAAGATTAAAGGGTACGGTCAGCCTCAGGCTGCATAATTTCAATTGCTGCTCTAAATCAAGGTTAGTTACAGCAAAAGCACCCTGTTTATAcatatagagaaaattttgactACGTtcataaacatgaaaacaaagCATCTAACAAAACAATGtcatatatatgattaagaattttttttttttttttatttttatccaataTTCATCTATGACTTGTTTAACTGTTGCTTTGGCTGAACTATGTGCAGTAGAATTTGCGTCTCTTTTAATGAGGCTAATTTGCTAGATTTGCATCAAATGTTAAAACAGCTTTTGGTACGGTGTGAACGGCACGTTCTTGGATTTTCTTCACACCCTCACAAtcactgcaaaacaactaaaattaaaagactCTATTGGGGGTTTCACTACAATGCCTAAATTAGTCTCTACGAAAAAAATATGcttaatgcataaaataatcaatcTATCTTTTATACCTGATATAGGCCGGGGCCTATTTATAAGTTAAGAAGTGACGTCAAACCTAAATTAGGTTTTCAACTCCAACTTAACCTAGGAGTGCCGTCAAAATCTGATTTGGACTTGAATTCCTTACTAGACCTGAATTGGGATTCTTTCCCAATTCGTCTTGTAGTAGGATTCGATCTCAGATCTTTAGAGATTAGATTTGGACCAAGAGTATTATTTCAATTCAACTGAGAGTAGGACTGTTCGATCATCAGATTCTTTGAGCAGTCCTAATTGGACCCAAATTATGACTCTTATCTCAATTCGACTTGGAGTAGGGTTTTAATCCGGATTTCATAGGATGAGACCTAGTCCCATAATTTCAGGGGTTTAGACCCGACCATATCTTGTTGTGGATCAAGGAGCGGACATCTTTGACATCTTCTGTGATGAGATTGATACTTGAGTTCCCAAAATGTGCTTGTCTCGAGACGTGTCCATTCTCGAGACTCCATCTGGATGAGTCGCCTGTCATTTATCCTCGAAAAATAACCTTTTTGAGGACAATCAATTTAGGTGCCTATCTCTCAGGACATGCTTATTCGAGAATCTTGCTATTTTTGGCTTGAGGCCCACATTTCTCCATGGGCCGGTGTTGGCGTTAAGGACCGATCCTTTTCAAATGGGCAGGTGAGaatgggattattcccaacattaAGCACCCCACATATGTCCACCACAAGTTATTCATATCTACTCCAATTCCATCCCATGAATTTCACAATATTTACTACTTGAAGCGCATTACCTTTCACAATGATATACATATTCGACATGCATCTCCCCATTCCTTAAAAATTAGAGTTGAAAAGCTCTTTCAAGAAGTGTTTGAGCCCCTAGTTTGCTAGGTGAAGTGGAAAGGAAGAAGATGTTTAAGTGCCATCTAAGATGGAAATtaacaactctctctctctctctctctctctctctctctctcacacataTGTCAAACAGATAATTCACaccatatatattttgttaatctTGAGGTGACATGTCACCATTAATTAGTAATTGTTATcattatattaatttatatatgatcAACAGTCTCAGTTATTGTATGATTACATATGAGCAGGGGTTTGTTTATGAGTGGCTTTCATTAACGCATACAATTATTTATTAAGGCACCAACTCTGCGAGTGAAGGTCCCATAAATGATAAAACCTAATAAGTGGTTAAACGTGGATATCTTCCCTTCAAAGACACGCTATTCATCTTCGTGCGGCCCTTGTCAGTGGATCAATTCTTCATTATCTTAATTTGTGTTTATGTCTTGTTTGACTTCAAATTTTAATGGGgttgactttattttttactatccacccccccacccccccctctttttttttttactattactGCATCTATAGTTGATATATTTATatgggattttttttccttcttaataTTAGCTTGtccataaatatttttgtaaatttagatttttttttttggagaggccggggggggggggggggggggggggggggggggaattggATAGTTAGGTGGTATTGGTGGAATGTGGAGATCGGATGGTTAGTTGTTGTTGGTgggtgtatttatttttatcctagCTGACCAATAAATGATTTTATGGTATAATATTTTTGACAGGAaacaatcaagaaaaaaaaaaaaaaaatcagattctTATAATTTGATCAACACACTACTTAAACAAAGGAATCGATAGACTCTTGGAAGAACCCTAATATTGCTTTGGTGGACTCAATTCTCATAAATTGGTTAGAACCATCCTTTCGTTTGAAGAACACTAACGagcttttttttgttaagtataTATTTTTGGGCCTTATAAGAGTTTTTCAATTCAATTGGATGATTAGTAAATCCAACCATAACATTTTTTGAGATGCGTGTCTTTGGACCAGCAAATGAGCATTGCTTGGATTTTCCGAGGGTTATGTACTCCAAAGATTATCCAACGGTCTTTAGGAacctaaaatataataataactttgttaataataaaaataaattgcaatATTTAGTTAGAGAGATCCGACAATGATTTGTATTACGTAtccatataaataataaaactacGGAAGctatatattttgtatacatGAGTTATTTATGGCCTTGAGCATCACGCATGCTTTTTATATCCCATATAAACCTATTTTCCTCTGCaaaatttctctttattatatatatatatatatataaccacgTGTGTCactttatgactttttttttttttcccctctataaagcacatattttttaacATAGAATTCCTCATTTTATactccacttaaaaaaaaaaatcttgaaacctttttgttgtttctactaaaataaataaaaaataaacatataactAATTTGGTAATAAATTAACgaaattatatttgtaaaaGCTTAACAATCAATCTCTCTAcactcaacttttttttttttgagagacaCTCAAcattttatttgattgtataataACTCTGTGTCAGTCTTACAGATAGGTTTGGATAACgacaaaataacaaaatctcTATATCCAATTTCTAATACTCGGAATTTATGAATTATCCATACcaatttcccaatttttttttttaataaataaataattttattcattGATAGTTGAGCCACACGTGGGTGGgtccaataaataaataaaaagtttttttttttttgaatcaaataaataaaaagttagtACGATATGACCCATCATAATAATGAGCGGTCGGGATTAACGCAATTAGGTAGGATAAATCTAatttaataagagaaaaaattatACGCACAATTAACagacataaattacaaatatttgaaCTGTGTCTGATTAATCAATAATTataaagttattttttaaaataataataataataataatttgttctCCTAATTCATATGTGACTCTGGATCCACCATCCCGGAGTCTGCCTTTAAATAGGCCCCAaaacctcttcttcttcttctctctctctctctctctgtctgtctgtGAAAGATCAAGATCGAATAGGAAAAGAGTGTTTGATGGCTTCTTCGGTGAGCAATGGAGTGCCCGAGACTGGGAGCGGGTTGATAGTGAGTTTCGGGGAGATGCTGATAGACTTCGTGCCGACGGAGTCGGGGGTGTCGCTGGCGGAGGCGCCCGGATTCCTCAAGGCGCCAGGGGGGGCACCCGCCAACGTGGCGATCGCCGTGTCAAGGCTGGGCGGGAAGGCGTCTTTCGTCGGCAAGCTCGGCGAAGACGATTTCGGCCGTATGCTCGCCGGGATCCTCGACCAGAACGGCGTCGATGGCCGCGGCATCAACTTTGACCAGGGCGCCCGCACCGCCCTCGCCTTTGTCACTCTGCGCGCCGACGGCGAGCGCGAGTTCATGTTCTACCGCAACCCCAGCGCCGACATGCTCCTCCGCCCCGACGAGCTCAACGTCGAGCTCATCAGATCCgtacgctctctctctctgtgaaaattactattattttttgagattttccgGGAAAATTTGTTTCCTATTTCTCATCATGATTTCCGGAGTGGACGCGCTAATGTAACGCCCCGTTCCCCGAGATCTTGCGATCTGCCACGTCAACATTCACACGCTGGCACAGTGAATGGTGGGTCCCTCGCATAGATCTAGGATTCCACAAACAACGCACATGGATCCCGGCTCACGTGCCGCTAATAACATATCTCATGTGGGAATGGTAATTCAGTAGGCCACGTCAGCCGATGGGGCCCATCCTTTTTCATCTGTCGTCGCGCTTATTTATctgtgatttgattttgtttaacGTTGGTCTGGCAAAGTCACGCGCTTTTGCCGGCGAGTCGGATTAGTTCGGCTCACAACACGGTGGCGTGCAGAATATCCAACTTTGACTTTCTACGGGCTTTTCCTTAATTTCTATTCGCACATACTTTTGACCGACCTGTGCACGTGCCTTCCCCCCACTCTCACACGATACACGCGCTTTAGTATTATTTCTTTGGCTGCACGTAGCTATTTTGGGTCTAATTTtggaagaaggaaaaatattgaatttgtCTATATTATAATCGCACTTTTGGCCTTTATTAGGGAATACCTATTGCTAAAATCAAGGGTCGTAttaccaaaaggaaaaaaaaaatcattggtcataatcaaccaaaaaagatagattataaattgttttttttttcctgaaattaAGTATAACAagattttgaattattttattggaCCATGTATTTATTGTGTCGTGCAATACAAAGATGTGAACTTTATATAAGGATTAGGTGATGGGGTGGTACTTTATGCAATTTCAGAAATTTTAATGTAAGCGATATGATtctgattgtttttttttttttttttttttttttttgaaagggatTCTGATTGTTAATGTTTGGTTAAAGGGtgcttttggttttttctttttctttttcctgaaaagtgtttttattttgagttgtttagtACTATTTTTGTATTGAAAAGAGAGGACAAAAggggagaaggaaaaaaagtaTTAGTAAACAAAGTCTATATTGACGTATCATGTGTCTAGTGTAAGATGCACGCGCCAGGTATTGACTCGCTACTTGCCTTcgaatcgtttttttttttaaatcatattaagcAGTTTGGCAACCAGGGTTTAGTTAATCGAGTCCAATAATATCTGTATAATAATTACTGGTAGAATCAAGtctaattatatttgtatttgttatcATAGGCTAAAGTATTTCACTACGGATCGATAAGCTTGATCGTGGAGCCATGTAGATCAGCACACCTGAAGGCAATGCAGGTGGCCAGAGATGCTGGTGCCCTACTCTCCTACGACCCGAATCTCCGGCTGCCGTTGTGGCCCTCGCCTGAGGAGGCCCGTGAGCAGATAATGAGCATATGGGACAAGGCAGATGTGATCAAGGTGAGTGATGTGGAGCTGGAGTTCCTCACAAGTAGTGATAAGATTGATGATGCCTCAGCATTGTCATTGTGGCACCCCAACCTGAAGCTCCTCCTCGTCACTCTTGGTGACATGGGCTGTAGATACTACACCAAGGTATGTTGGTTGCATCTAACTTCATTTAATTACTGCTTTCTGAGTTTTTTTGCTATTGAATTTTGACTGTTAGCTACTGTCCAAAAAAATTGTGGACTTTAGGTACTTGGGCAAGGTAGGTGTGGTCACTGTGGTGGGTAGGTGATGATTTTGAAGGATAAACTTCCACGCGCACAAATGGCATCTTAGGCATGCGAAGCTCTGTCTTGTTAGTGGGCCCTAGGTGATTCTTTTATATTCTCTCACATCTAAATGCCAAAGCCCACCAAACAAATTGCCTTCACTTTGACTCGGATTGGCAAGCTCTAGTAATCTAAAACAATGTGTTTGGGCCAACATTTTTAGATCATGGTTAAATTGGGTGTCAGTGCAAGCTCTAGTAATCTAAAACAATGTGTTTAGGCCAACATTTTTAGATCATGGTTAAATTGGGTGTCAGTGTGTGTTGTTGATTTTTGACCCAATCTTTACAGACTGTAGCTACAGCCCTTGGTCTGACTTCTTCATGTTATAGAAACAGTGATAATTACATAAGGGGGTGCATTCCTTTTGTGATATATATAGAAGCAGTGTTAGATGAGCTTTACACAAAATAAGTAAAAGACTAGATAAACTTAAAGAGTGTTCAACAAATACCGCAGTTTCTAATCAATTCTCGTGGACCTTGCCAAATGCCAATGGATATactgttttattttatgttttcttttttatttttagtttgcctGTTCTTTTCTTTGGTCGTACTGCATGTGGGCATGCTTAGCATATAATGTCATCTGAGATTTTAAAAAACGAAGTCACTGACTGTCACCTAACCATACAGATACAGCGCCAATACCAATGTGggattcttatttatttttgtatctgTGGGTGTGTTGCCGCATTTTAGATTTTTATAGTAAGGAAGATTTTGCATTATTTAAATCTAAGCTTGAAGCTTACTGTGGTCATTATGCagcaattattttaatattttaatcaggtttattttctgtttgttttacATGAACCTAAGCATGACGAACATTTGGTAAGACTTGTCTGTCTTTAACTCGTATCGATTAATGAGAATATGCAGCAACCCACtagcttaattatttttaacGAGTGGAAGTAAATTGCTTAACCAGAACATTTTGTTTTCTCAACACTTTGGTGATTTCTTTGCTGTTTTTTGCATAAACATAGAATTTCCATGGAGCAGTAGAGGCTTTTCATGTCACCGCAGTGGATACAACTGGTGCTGGAGATTCATTTGTTGGTGCCCTACTCTGCAAGATTGTTGATGACCAATCCATACTTGAAGTAAGTACTCCTTTCATTCCTCAATTTTGAATTAATATAGGGTCAtctttaatagattttttttttttctcccctcGTACAACTGATGCTATAACATATAGTCAGTCACACTTCCTAAATATCTGCCTGCCTTGCTTTGTGGGTGCAGGATGAACAAAGATTGAGGCGAGTGCTGAAATTCGCAAATGCATGTGGAGCCATTACAACTACCAAAAAGGGAGCAATCCCTGCCCTTCCAACTGAGCCTGAAGTTATCACCCTGCTTGAAGCATAGATAACATTGTTGCATCTCTTTCttccaactcttttttttttccccctttggAGGACCTTTTTTCTTCGTGTTTTCTTTCTAGGTGCTGTTTTCAGCTGTGAATTAAAGAGGGTTTCCACTCTCATTTTTAAGTTGCGCATCAGGGTCTTGATCTTGCATCTGACTTACACCCGTATTACCTGCTGGTAATCTTGGGAAGACGGCTTGGTTTTTGAGcaaataaagtttttattatGTTTGGCAATCTTTTTGGCATTATTTGACTAGTTTATTCCTTCAAAATGATCCTTATTTAaaattatccatatttacttcaaaaaaaaaaaaaagaaagaaagaaagaaagagagaaaagagttaTAATCTTGTCATGGAAcctaggagagagaagagatgcTTAAGGTAGTATATTATTACAAAACAATGGCTTGTGGGTAGCATTCGCTAACTTCCATCTCCAAAGACCTCCAAACTTGTTTACATCTTCCCCACTTTTCCTGCATGTTAGCCAGAAATGCCTCTGCCCATTGTTCACTACGTCCTCCCATGCTCAGATCGTAAGGCACCGAAAAACTAGTCAAAACAAATATGAGAAAAGGGAAAGGATCAACATGTTTATGAATGCTTCATAATAACAGCAATTACTGTCATACTTATCAGTAACAACCATCATGATCATATGCGCCTTTGCACATGTCATGAACTCCAGCCAATTAACTCTTTTTCAGCTTTCACCAGAGAGGATTCCCACTACTGTCACCACTTTTACAGGGTGGACATCCACAAATACACACAATTAAAGGTAAAAGAAATAATTCAGAACTCCCATATAACCTTCATACAGGTAGCACGACCACCTTATTAAAAACACAtctaacttataaaaaaaaaaaaaaaaaaaaaacacatctaATACTGTGGCCTAGAATTATAGATTTCAACCAAATGGACAAGGAGCTAAACacttttatttcaaaaagtcCACCTAATCAGATTTATCACCAAGAAGGTAAAGAGTTGACGCTGGGCAGCTCCTGCTTCATGAGTAGCCCCAAAGATATTTCATTTGGGATCCTACTAATGAGATTGGAATCAAGTTTTTGCCTGGCATGCCTCGTGTTCAGAAATTGGGTCGGATATCAAAAATACTATTGCCGACATATTGTTCAACCGGATAACACGGCATACCAATGCTCTCAATTCCCATCTCAAGTACAAAAATTTTGAGGACAAGGTAACTAGTTGTTAAGCCCTTCCTATATGTCACtattgcctctctctctctgccccCTGATCCTCCGATGTATATAACCCATATCACCAATTTCTCTGCACCTATAGCTGTCttatacattttcttttctaaatatttctATCAGTTAAAACGACATTAACAGAAGATCTAGTGGAAGATTACCTCAATAGCTCTTCCAGCTGAGATCCTTTATTGGGAGCAGAATTCCTGCAAGAGCTCAAACTTTAACATCAACATGCCATATGTCCCAGTCTAAATGAAAATTATACTCTAGTTTTTAGTTGCTAGTAACAAAGAAAGCCATACACTACTTTCAATAAAGCAATTGAGAGGAAGACTACAGGCCGTAAATGTTAAGCTTggaattttattatatttagcCATCATGACACCAAAATACCCTAGGTTTTCATAAATTAAACTTGGGTGCCAGGAAGGTATTTTCCCCAACTTCTTAAGATGAAGATGATTGAAAATAGTATAATGTACAACTTTTCTTATGGAATTCTTGCAAGTCCCacaaaattaagaaagaaaaattgttttgaCAAGATTACCCTTTTTTATATACCAACagaggacttttttttttaaaaaaaaaaaaaaaaaaaaaaaaaaaaaaaaaaaaaaaaaaaaacttctaggGCAGGGTAGCTTGCAATGTTAGCCCAAACAGTTTCATTGATTATTGTGGTGCTGACCAGTAGAAATCATCCTTTAAGTTGCCACTGGACACAACCTGAGACTTGAAAATTGGGAACAACATACCTGGTGATAGATATTTTGAAGAGACGAAGAGACTTGGTGGAAAGATTATAAATAGCATCAGCAATGTGCTCCTTGCCGAACAAGTACACTACTGGATAACCAAGAAGCCATCTGAAGCAAATTAGTTAACCAGCGTTACTTTCTGATGATAACATGGTTCTAATCGAAAGACCAGGAAAAAATGCTACTAGAATATAGCATATATTAGGATAAAATTTAAGGAGAAAAACAATCTCACAAGCTTATCCTTTGGGGCTCTAAGCATAAAGCTAACTGCTCAATTTTACaagagtcattttttttttccccgaaaAATAATCAtaagtttattaaaaacaatatgAAATGGTGTCATCCAAGTACACAGGTTGTGCCCCATGTTAACAGTGTTAACAGCTGGCTAGTTAATTCGGACAGTTCTACTCATGGATTACTTTTAGATGAGCTGCAACAgaaatttatattttgtagaGCAACTATTTTACATTTGAAGAGGACACTTTATAGACATCTACGGATATACATATTTAAGTACCAAAATACATGCAGGAACTTCTAGTACGCCGAAATACAGTAGAATATAATTCAGACACTTTATTACAAAGCACTTATTAATGCATTTACTTCTCATGCCTCTGCAATAAGTCTAGATGTAAAATAAATCCCTATTCCAGAAACTTGCACATAACTCTCTAAAAAAAGTCCTCACCCCATCATTCTGAATGGTGAAACTATGGGCAGAAAAACAGTGGGTTGAAGGTTTCCCTGAACCATCAATCTTAAATTTCTTGCTGGTTTGTCATATTTTTCATGTCATTTTCGATATTAAAGTAGCATTCAAGATATTGACTAATATTAGAGCCAAACTTCTAAATTTCTGGATTCTAAGGTCTTCTCTCTttataaattttcatttatCCAAAAAGATAActtggaaaaataaaatgttgtTAACTAACAACATCCATTAAGATCGGTCCTCTTGATTCCAGCAATTACTTCTCCCAACGAGCATAAAGCAACATTAAATGGTATTTTGAGGCTTGCATCAGATTTAAGCATTCTTATAAATTTATAGAAACATCCATTTATAGGTTTAGGCCATTTTAAGGGGTAGCCAACGACTTTGTGGCCAACCTTTTCAAGCCAAATCAATAATCCAACCACAAAGGAGGCCAAAAATGAAACTGGCTGAGCAGTCCGGGTAACACAACTTTACAATAAAGATAAGAATTTGGTCTACATAATAACTTGAAATGCAGAATTCCCCAAACATCAAAAGCAATTCCCATGGTCAATGAAACTTCAAAAGCAATTCCCATGGTCAATGAAACTAAAACCCACCACAACTTGCTTCCTAAAAGCCAGGAACATTATACATTTTCAACAGGACAAAACTAGGTTAGGGCTGCACAATCCATGGATGGAAAAGGCCGAGATGTGAGATGCAGGTGGTGATAATCACCCCCATGTATCTGCTAGCGCCCTTGACAGGCACTCCAggcctccaaaaaaaaaaagacatccCATGAATATACATGACAGGTTATGGTGACATGAGTAGAATGAGCATAGGAATGAGCCCAACCACAGCTCTCTATAGTTTTTAACTGCTTAATCATATGCATAAATAAGAGCCAAGGTGGGCCTTGGCTGCAAAGATTTGAAAAGTAATGTAACTATTCTTCTTTGCAATAGTAATCGTCATTCTGAATCAAACAATGCCATCTAGATGTGCTATATTAATTGTATTATGACTCTGGAATCAACTTTTACTTGGCTGAATCCctaaaattgaaattgattaACCTACTTCACATGGTAAATTGAACAGCGGTATACATTTTGAGCAGTAAAGAAtcaaactattcattttttttttttttttaaaaaaaacactataaaATATCAGTATTTTTATAGCATACGAATTTCTCTAttataacacacacacacacacacacacacacacacacacttatttATGTGTATTTTATAATGATCTACCACAGCCCCCTTGTGATCAATTCCTATTTCCACCCACCCAGGGGTAAGCATGTTCTATAAAGGTGAGTTTAGGAGGTTACCCATTTAAAGTTGGCACAGTGACCTGTGTATCTTGCATGCAGCTACTAAGATCAATAAAGGCAGAAGAAGATTGAGAAGTCATAAGCTCATTTGTTGAAGACTTGGCATCAGCCATGTTATCTGCCCTGTGACATGGCAGGAGATCATCTTTCATTCCATCTTGAGGAAATAACAAAGAGAAAGACTTCTGAATTGATACAAGCTGCATTCCTATTGGGCTTTTTTCTGCTTGTGTTATCATCTGGCACAAAGATGAAAAGAGAGCCTTCACCAAAGAGTAAGAGGGGAGCATGCCTAAAATACAAGGTAAAGACTACGGACAATACAAGCCTGCAGCAGGAACCAACCTTTGGAGGATCATGTTCAAGGTCCACAAAAACCAGCTGCGCTTCTGAGCTCAAGCTTAACCTAACATGCTCAGCAAGTCCTCTTACATGTATCAAATATATCATATCTTCTATAACCATTACTCTCAAATGCTCAAAAATGGGTGACTCCtgcatatatttatattaagttaaagtatattaattttttaacaaacaagATCCTCCGACTAAGCAAAAGGAAAGGGGAAAAATGttattatgagatatcacaagcaTGATCATTGCATCTAACAAGATTTCACCTAAATGAACTGTCTTGGTGCTCTTTTATAGTAGTTAGTTCTTTAGTgctcttgttttcttgtatactcttcgtgtacgaggattttcctcttttttcaataaaacttattattat contains the following coding sequences:
- the LOC133878883 gene encoding probable fructokinase-1, encoding MASSVSNGVPETGSGLIVSFGEMLIDFVPTESGVSLAEAPGFLKAPGGAPANVAIAVSRLGGKASFVGKLGEDDFGRMLAGILDQNGVDGRGINFDQGARTALAFVTLRADGEREFMFYRNPSADMLLRPDELNVELIRSAKVFHYGSISLIVEPCRSAHLKAMQVARDAGALLSYDPNLRLPLWPSPEEAREQIMSIWDKADVIKVSDVELEFLTSSDKIDDASALSLWHPNLKLLLVTLGDMGCRYYTKNFHGAVEAFHVTAVDTTGAGDSFVGALLCKIVDDQSILEDEQRLRRVLKFANACGAITTTKKGAIPALPTEPEVITLLEA
- the LOC133878888 gene encoding uncharacterized protein LOC133878888 codes for the protein MEVAEMDEALKVLDSSLSLIKWRLKFSTKRRLEIDILALCTGMRPAVMIDYGGKMPELQERLCQLMKLIQKESPIFEHLRVMVIEDMIYLIHVRGLAEHVRLSLSSEAQLVFVDLEHDPPKMITQAEKSPIGMQLVSIQKSFSLLFPQDGMKDDLLPCHRADNMADAKSSTNELMTSQSSSAFIDLSSCMQDTQVTVPTLNGWLLGYPVVYLFGKEHIADAIYNLSTKSLRLFKISITRNSAPNKGSQLEELLSFSVPYDLSMGGRSEQWAEAFLANMQEKWGRCKQVWRSLEMEVSECYPQAIVL